A section of the Mesobacillus jeotgali genome encodes:
- a CDS encoding FixH family protein, protein MKQFMITFLVMLLGLFATACTKESAEEEPQFLNVELTANPEKTEKNEEITFEAKVTYGSEEVEDAEEVKFEVWRSQAEKHEKIAAEHAGKGIYRLKKSFEEEGTYYIISHVTARRMHSMPKIEFIVGNPSEPENGSSTGSEKKNEADENNTEHNGH, encoded by the coding sequence ATGAAACAATTCATGATCACATTTTTGGTTATGTTGTTAGGTTTATTTGCAACTGCATGCACAAAGGAATCTGCCGAAGAAGAGCCACAGTTTTTAAATGTCGAGCTTACTGCCAATCCTGAGAAAACAGAAAAAAATGAAGAAATCACCTTCGAAGCTAAGGTTACTTATGGTTCTGAAGAAGTGGAGGATGCAGAAGAGGTTAAATTTGAAGTGTGGCGCTCTCAGGCAGAAAAACATGAAAAAATAGCTGCAGAGCATGCGGGAAAAGGAATTTATCGGTTGAAGAAATCATTTGAAGAAGAAGGAACCTACTATATTATTTCTCATGTAACGGCTAGACGCATGCACAGCATGCCCAAAATAGAATTTATAGTCGGCAATCCAAGCGAACCAGAGAATGGAAGTTCAACCGGGTCGGAAAAGAAGAACGAGGCTGATGAAAATAATACAGAGCATAATGGACATTGA
- a CDS encoding sensor histidine kinase, which translates to MIPFSDSLFKKLWLTVTAAILITVLYSYFLSYLFYEKLYVDIVEESLLEEGNRLASDYTGGAVTDELKQQVEWYNEKSESEVFLVSNPKELSACLPYSIDYETLIGKEERDQLLKGEPVLKSGFEERFGRKILAVAIPLLDNSRLEGIIYLYVPLAKISELTVDFSFLWLVGGVLFIIIAAFLGFKMLHRLTRPLAAMKQAADKVSGGDYSARVDIDSNDEIGQLAKAFNHMSESVQKEDEKKREFLADVSHELRTPISYIKGYSEAMETGMIKDPDEKNKYLKLINRESVRMVKIVEDLLDLSRLDADEYRLIKHPFPLSQHIDDFIVKYGPALKEKNIGLSLDLDPDVIINGDEGRMEQIFQNIIDNSIRYTKKGGTISIILTKHADGCKVEIADTGIGIPKEDIAKLTERFYRVNKARSRADGGTGLGLAIVDKLVKLHNGKMEIESSLGKGTSVKLYFPIVE; encoded by the coding sequence ATGATCCCTTTTTCGGATAGCCTGTTTAAAAAACTATGGCTGACGGTAACTGCTGCAATCTTGATTACCGTATTATATTCGTATTTTTTATCTTATCTCTTCTATGAGAAGCTGTATGTTGATATTGTCGAAGAGTCATTATTAGAAGAAGGAAACCGGCTTGCCAGCGATTACACAGGCGGAGCAGTAACGGATGAGTTAAAACAGCAGGTGGAATGGTATAACGAAAAATCAGAATCAGAGGTCTTCCTTGTCAGCAATCCGAAAGAGTTAAGTGCATGCCTTCCATATTCAATTGATTATGAGACCCTGATTGGAAAGGAAGAACGGGACCAGCTCCTGAAAGGTGAACCTGTACTGAAATCAGGTTTTGAGGAGAGATTCGGCAGGAAAATACTTGCAGTAGCTATTCCGCTCCTCGATAACAGCAGGCTTGAAGGAATAATATACTTATACGTACCGCTAGCTAAAATATCTGAACTCACCGTCGATTTTTCATTTCTATGGCTCGTAGGAGGCGTCCTATTTATCATAATAGCTGCGTTCCTTGGATTTAAGATGCTTCACAGACTAACCAGGCCCCTGGCGGCCATGAAGCAGGCAGCTGATAAAGTATCTGGAGGTGATTATTCTGCCCGCGTGGATATTGATTCTAATGATGAAATCGGCCAACTTGCCAAGGCATTCAACCATATGTCAGAGTCCGTGCAAAAAGAAGATGAAAAAAAGCGTGAGTTCCTTGCCGATGTTTCACATGAACTAAGGACCCCGATCAGCTATATAAAAGGCTACAGCGAAGCTATGGAAACAGGTATGATTAAAGATCCTGATGAAAAAAATAAATACCTGAAACTAATTAACAGGGAATCTGTCAGGATGGTTAAAATCGTGGAGGACTTATTGGACCTGTCGAGACTGGATGCCGATGAGTATCGACTGATTAAACATCCATTTCCGCTGTCACAGCACATTGATGATTTTATCGTTAAATATGGTCCGGCATTAAAAGAAAAGAACATCGGTCTGTCTCTTGATCTGGATCCGGATGTTATCATTAATGGAGATGAAGGAAGAATGGAACAAATATTCCAGAACATCATCGACAATTCTATCCGCTATACAAAAAAAGGCGGGACCATTTCTATTATCCTTACCAAACATGCCGATGGCTGTAAAGTCGAAATTGCAGATACAGGGATAGGAATTCCGAAAGAAGATATCGCGAAACTCACTGAACGCTTTTATAGAGTGAATAAGGCAAGGTCAAGAGCAGACGGTGGAACGGGGCTTGGACTTGCGATTGTCGATAAATTAGTAAAGCTTCATAATGGAAAGATGGAAATTGAGAGCAGTTTAGGGAAAGGTACTTCAGTCAAACTCTATTTTCCGATTGTAGAATGA
- a CDS encoding response regulator transcription factor codes for MNPVKVLIIDDEEDMRNLVQMYLENSGFSCVHARDGAEGLRKLQEQKFDLVILDIMMPFEDGFAICGRIRAFSQVPIIFLSAKGEEWDKVKGLQLGGDDYIVKPFSPGELVARINALLRRTSLVKNDEDTVTLGKINIDKKARKVSVEGAIVPLTLKEFELLVFLVKHQGQALSREQLLEYVWGMDYHGSLRTVDTHIKTLRMKLGTGDYIQTIWGVGYKLEVPAG; via the coding sequence ATGAATCCCGTAAAAGTACTAATCATCGATGATGAAGAAGATATGCGGAACTTGGTGCAAATGTATTTGGAGAACTCAGGTTTTTCGTGTGTCCATGCTAGAGATGGAGCGGAAGGATTGAGAAAGCTTCAAGAGCAAAAATTTGATCTTGTCATACTTGATATAATGATGCCATTTGAGGATGGATTCGCAATTTGCGGGAGAATACGTGCTTTTTCACAAGTGCCGATCATTTTTTTATCAGCAAAGGGTGAAGAATGGGATAAAGTGAAAGGACTCCAGCTTGGTGGAGATGATTATATTGTCAAGCCGTTCAGTCCTGGTGAGCTTGTAGCGAGAATTAATGCGTTATTAAGAAGGACATCTTTAGTTAAAAATGATGAAGACACAGTAACTCTTGGTAAAATCAACATTGATAAAAAGGCGAGAAAGGTTAGTGTAGAAGGTGCAATCGTACCGCTAACACTCAAAGAATTTGAACTGCTCGTCTTTCTGGTCAAGCATCAGGGACAGGCTTTAAGCAGAGAACAGCTTCTTGAATATGTATGGGGGATGGATTACCATGGCAGTTTGAGGACAGTGGACACCCATATCAAGACATTGAGGATGAAGTTGGGTACAGGAGATTACATCCAAACCATTTGGGGTGTAGGTTATAAACTTGAGGTGCCTGCAGGATGA
- a CDS encoding YncE family protein — translation MKRIYILAAVAATALLSACSFESFDQIPKDTSIISTVNIKDMTISFYDMDNQEKLPDWRVDQPYTGGTILPDGDSLLLYGKTLETVDLYSLSEGKKIDSWETGEGIVNALLVGNGTEIAFADQNMESIRFFDMDGKKVKEVQAEKDPLTLIEADKKLYAISYNHEILTIIDLKNKERLPGFEIHPAAAGAIMSPEKDELWVGGHGKGTEIEERIHIYDLKTGKLKKEIPAPVMPVDFIKDEDSVFVLSHGSNMLYKLSGNGTKKDSIKVGANPFEIEVFEHKLIVAGYDSNEVYIIDPGSLSVEKTFRVGNGPFQIVTRERKQDESRKSTNHR, via the coding sequence ATGAAGCGGATTTATATTTTAGCAGCCGTGGCTGCCACTGCTTTGTTATCTGCCTGTTCATTCGAATCATTTGACCAAATCCCTAAAGATACTTCTATTATATCGACAGTCAACATAAAGGATATGACCATTTCTTTTTATGATATGGACAACCAAGAAAAGTTGCCTGATTGGAGGGTTGACCAACCATATACAGGCGGGACGATCCTGCCGGACGGAGACTCCCTCTTACTTTATGGAAAAACCTTGGAGACGGTCGATCTCTATTCTTTAAGTGAAGGGAAAAAGATTGATTCCTGGGAAACCGGGGAAGGCATCGTCAACGCTTTATTAGTTGGTAATGGAACGGAAATAGCCTTTGCGGATCAGAACATGGAGAGCATCCGTTTTTTTGATATGGACGGAAAAAAAGTGAAGGAGGTCCAGGCAGAGAAGGATCCTTTGACACTCATTGAGGCCGATAAAAAACTTTACGCAATAAGTTATAATCATGAGATACTTACCATTATTGATTTGAAAAATAAAGAGAGGCTCCCCGGATTCGAGATACATCCTGCAGCAGCCGGGGCTATCATGAGCCCGGAAAAAGATGAACTTTGGGTCGGCGGGCATGGCAAAGGAACTGAAATTGAGGAGCGTATCCATATTTATGATCTTAAAACTGGGAAGTTAAAAAAGGAAATCCCGGCTCCTGTAATGCCGGTGGATTTCATAAAGGATGAGGACTCTGTTTTTGTTTTGAGTCACGGGTCGAATATGCTCTATAAATTAAGCGGGAACGGAACCAAGAAGGATTCAATCAAGGTAGGTGCCAATCCCTTTGAGATTGAAGTTTTTGAACATAAGCTGATTGTTGCTGGTTATGACAGCAACGAGGTGTATATCATAGACCCGGGAAGCTTATCTGTAGAAAAAACATTCAGAGTAGGAAACGGTCCATTTCAAATAGTTACAAGGGAGAGAAAACAGGATGAATCCCGTAAAAGTACTAATCATCGATGA
- a CDS encoding rhodanese-like domain-containing protein, which translates to MRQMTPTEVQNKLSLNEFEVVDVREVNEVAQGKIPGALHIPLGLLEFRMNELDKNKTYVMVCRSGGRSSRATQFLEYYGFNVINMQGGMMTWQGPTE; encoded by the coding sequence ATGAGACAGATGACACCAACAGAGGTACAAAATAAATTAAGTTTAAATGAATTTGAAGTAGTTGATGTTCGCGAAGTAAATGAAGTAGCCCAGGGGAAAATTCCAGGCGCACTCCATATACCGCTAGGACTTCTAGAGTTCCGAATGAATGAGCTCGACAAAAACAAAACATATGTAATGGTTTGCCGCTCAGGTGGCCGCAGCTCCAGAGCAACTCAATTTCTGGAGTATTATGGCTTTAATGTGATCAATATGCAAGGTGGCATGATGACATGGCAGGGCCCAACTGAATAA
- a CDS encoding rhodanese-like domain-containing protein, with protein MMDVVINVLIAVLAVAFFWTRFAPAKGINQITTAQLREQLKSNQGGIQYVDVRTPGEYKGNHIKGFRNIPLQQLANRKGELSQDKDVVVICQSGMRSSQASKMLKKAGFKNVTNVKGGMSAW; from the coding sequence ATGATGGATGTAGTAATTAATGTATTGATTGCAGTTCTGGCTGTGGCTTTTTTTTGGACCCGGTTCGCTCCTGCGAAAGGTATAAATCAAATCACGACAGCGCAACTGCGTGAACAGTTGAAATCAAATCAGGGAGGAATCCAGTACGTTGATGTAAGGACACCAGGAGAATATAAAGGAAATCACATTAAGGGGTTCAGAAATATTCCGCTCCAGCAGCTGGCAAACCGTAAGGGAGAACTTTCACAGGATAAAGATGTAGTTGTCATTTGCCAGAGCGGCATGCGGAGCAGTCAGGCAAGCAAGATGCTAAAAAAAGCTGGATTTAAAAATGTAACCAACGTAAAGGGCGGCATGAGCGCCTGGTAA
- a CDS encoding metal-sensitive transcriptional regulator has product MEYNKEVVNRLKRIEGQVRGSLRMLEEQEECKSVVTQLSAIRSAVDRTIALIVSKNLEQCLINDLHEGRETSKAVNDAVELLVKSRK; this is encoded by the coding sequence GTGGAGTACAATAAAGAAGTGGTCAATCGCCTAAAAAGAATCGAGGGACAGGTGAGGGGCAGCTTGCGAATGCTGGAAGAACAGGAAGAATGCAAATCGGTTGTGACTCAGCTCTCAGCTATCCGATCTGCGGTCGACCGGACAATTGCCCTGATAGTGAGCAAGAATCTTGAGCAGTGCCTGATCAACGATTTGCATGAAGGCCGGGAAACATCGAAGGCTGTTAATGATGCCGTTGAACTGCTTGTCAAGAGCAGAAAATAA
- a CDS encoding DNA alkylation repair protein: MTKPYRCPNCKTNRTRFNMISQVPQPVKLNPQSGEIVEQYTNDQLDPFHLPYRGPELKIQCAACGLVEDEKTFAKFGES, translated from the coding sequence ATGACAAAGCCTTATCGTTGCCCAAATTGCAAAACAAACCGGACAAGGTTCAATATGATCTCACAGGTTCCTCAGCCTGTAAAATTAAATCCACAATCAGGTGAAATTGTAGAACAGTATACCAATGACCAATTAGACCCATTCCACCTTCCATATAGAGGGCCGGAATTAAAAATCCAATGTGCAGCCTGCGGACTTGTTGAAGATGAAAAAACTTTTGCCAAATTTGGAGAAAGTTAA
- a CDS encoding CobW family GTP-binding protein translates to MKKAEVYILSGFLGTGKTTLLKRILQNEKVKGRNIAVMMNELGDVSIDSNSVDSDVPLKELLGGCICCTIQDKLESQIQGLLFDHDLDAIYIETTGAAHPVEVLDAVLSPLFADKLVIKGIITTVDGQQWMNRQSLNPQVHQLLLEQVKHADIIIVNKSDLLTESEQAAISMNLQGINPTARCILSSFSKMPMKLMEGLAYKKKADSAVAHVKSDLRLSTFVYRFQSAISQKTFEEFLRSLPDTIFRIKGYVLFDHSPYPDLFQYSYGMPLFMKEYLKMPLNLVFIGQVTDWTNIEEQLMDLER, encoded by the coding sequence ATGAAAAAAGCAGAGGTTTACATTTTATCCGGATTCCTGGGTACAGGAAAAACGACATTGCTAAAACGAATATTACAAAATGAAAAAGTTAAGGGAAGAAATATTGCTGTCATGATGAATGAGCTAGGCGATGTATCGATTGATTCTAATTCAGTGGATTCAGATGTCCCATTGAAAGAGTTATTAGGTGGCTGCATTTGCTGTACAATCCAGGATAAGCTCGAATCCCAGATACAGGGACTGCTATTTGATCATGATCTTGATGCAATCTATATAGAAACAACCGGAGCCGCGCACCCTGTTGAAGTATTGGATGCTGTACTCTCTCCATTATTTGCGGACAAACTCGTGATCAAAGGAATCATCACTACTGTAGACGGACAGCAATGGATGAACAGGCAGTCTTTGAACCCGCAAGTCCACCAGCTTCTGCTCGAACAAGTGAAGCATGCTGACATTATCATCGTGAATAAATCAGATTTGCTCACTGAATCTGAACAGGCAGCAATCAGCATGAATCTCCAGGGTATCAATCCCACAGCCAGATGTATTCTAAGTTCTTTTTCAAAGATGCCAATGAAGTTGATGGAAGGGCTAGCTTATAAGAAAAAGGCTGATAGTGCCGTCGCACACGTCAAATCGGATTTAAGGCTGAGTACTTTCGTATATCGCTTTCAGTCTGCGATAAGCCAAAAGACATTTGAAGAGTTTTTAAGATCGTTGCCGGATACTATTTTTAGGATAAAAGGGTATGTTTTATTTGACCATTCTCCATATCCTGACTTATTCCAATATTCATATGGCATGCCATTGTTCATGAAAGAATACTTGAAGATGCCGCTGAACCTGGTTTTCATCGGCCAAGTGACTGATTGGACAAACATAGAGGAACAACTCATGGATCTGGAAAGATAA
- a CDS encoding S41 family peptidase, whose protein sequence is MDQQSTNEENKEELEGQNKAAETENKNSFLRIKKFHFAMLLFFLVFLTAGITTFALAFGEDKPAVQVIREREEFAKLYDAYDTLKKEYYQEIDQEKIINGAIDGMLESLDDPYSDYMSQEDAKNFHQSLSSSFEGIGAEIQERDGFIFIVTPLKGSPAEKAGLQPEDKIMSVDGKSLQGMNTTEAVALIRGEKGTDVKLSILRQGAEKPVDVTITRDTIPIETVYGEMLDDGIAKVQITNFSQNTATELVNVLNDLQKQGMKGLVLDLRQNPGGLLDQAIKISSLFVPEGEILFQVEDRNGNVKKYASENKNDQNLPLVVVIDKGSASASEILAGAVSESAGVPLVGEKSFGKGTVQRAEDFSDGSNMKFTTEKWLTPKGNWIHKKGIKPNHEVAMPEYASLPFIDPETELTVSTASEQVKAAQKMLKALGFEPGREDGFYDDKTKDAVIQFQKSKELEQTGVLKGSTTIELMNALREQIKKEDPQVQKAIEVLKQEMTK, encoded by the coding sequence TTGGATCAGCAAAGTACAAATGAAGAAAACAAGGAAGAACTAGAGGGCCAAAATAAGGCAGCAGAAACAGAGAACAAAAATAGTTTTCTTCGGATAAAAAAGTTCCACTTTGCAATGCTTTTGTTTTTTCTTGTCTTTTTAACTGCAGGTATCACTACCTTTGCGCTTGCTTTCGGTGAAGACAAGCCAGCAGTGCAAGTCATAAGAGAAAGAGAAGAATTCGCAAAGCTATATGACGCATATGACACCTTGAAAAAAGAATACTACCAGGAAATCGACCAGGAAAAGATCATTAACGGTGCGATAGATGGAATGCTTGAATCATTGGATGATCCGTATTCGGATTACATGAGCCAGGAAGATGCGAAGAATTTTCATCAGAGTCTGTCATCTTCATTTGAAGGAATTGGAGCCGAAATCCAGGAGAGGGATGGTTTCATTTTTATCGTCACTCCGCTGAAAGGTTCTCCTGCAGAAAAAGCAGGACTCCAGCCAGAAGATAAAATCATGTCAGTTGACGGCAAAAGTCTGCAAGGTATGAATACGACCGAAGCAGTAGCTCTTATTAGAGGTGAAAAAGGGACCGACGTAAAGTTGTCCATCCTTCGCCAGGGGGCCGAAAAACCGGTCGATGTTACAATAACACGCGACACGATACCAATTGAGACAGTATATGGTGAGATGCTTGATGATGGGATTGCCAAAGTCCAAATTACGAATTTCTCCCAAAATACTGCTACTGAGTTAGTGAATGTTTTAAATGATCTGCAAAAGCAAGGGATGAAAGGTCTTGTACTCGATCTTCGTCAAAATCCCGGAGGTCTTCTCGATCAGGCAATCAAAATATCAAGTCTCTTTGTTCCAGAAGGGGAAATCCTGTTCCAGGTTGAAGACCGTAATGGAAATGTCAAAAAGTATGCTTCAGAAAATAAAAATGATCAAAACCTTCCTTTAGTAGTGGTCATTGATAAAGGCAGTGCGAGTGCTTCGGAAATCCTGGCAGGAGCAGTCAGTGAATCGGCAGGTGTCCCTCTGGTCGGTGAAAAGTCATTCGGTAAAGGAACTGTCCAGCGGGCTGAAGATTTTTCAGATGGATCGAATATGAAATTCACCACAGAAAAATGGCTGACACCTAAAGGGAATTGGATTCATAAGAAAGGCATTAAGCCGAATCATGAGGTTGCGATGCCGGAGTATGCTTCATTGCCATTTATCGATCCAGAAACAGAACTGACTGTATCGACAGCATCAGAGCAAGTCAAGGCTGCTCAAAAGATGTTGAAGGCGCTGGGCTTTGAGCCGGGCCGTGAAGACGGTTTTTATGATGATAAAACGAAGGATGCAGTCATCCAATTCCAGAAATCGAAGGAACTTGAACAAACTGGTGTCCTTAAAGGAAGCACAACGATAGAACTAATGAATGCACTGCGTGAACAAATTAAGAAAGAAGATCCGCAAGTCCAGAAAGCGATAGAAGTATTGAAACAGGAAATGACCAAGTAA
- the copZ gene encoding copper chaperone CopZ, with amino-acid sequence MEKATLNVSGMTCGHCEKAVKNALMGVDGVASVVVSLAEGTAEVEYDASKAEVGKMKSAVEDQGYDVE; translated from the coding sequence ATGGAAAAAGCAACCTTAAATGTATCAGGTATGACTTGCGGACACTGCGAAAAGGCAGTCAAGAACGCTTTAATGGGAGTAGATGGTGTTGCAAGCGTAGTGGTTTCACTTGCAGAGGGAACTGCTGAAGTGGAATACGATGCTTCAAAGGCAGAAGTGGGCAAAATGAAATCTGCTGTTGAAGACCAGGGTTATGATGTAGAATAG